Proteins from a genomic interval of Osmia bicornis bicornis chromosome 11, iOsmBic2.1, whole genome shotgun sequence:
- the LOC114875988 gene encoding orcokinin peptides-like isoform X2, whose product MSSYSSSTVSLAFLFTIAITWIAIASVQVGANVLQRDLYGPANGQFLAGYPDDHDSLDFVQDATETDNPDPDRDRSSASRNHIFRALDSPYGAMFLDQSNARDPSMGSKSFGLFPSDRSLLEPSAKRNIDEIDRTAFDNFFKRNLDEIDPVDWDGFVKGLVDYLTSRTNRPSRMHSMQLHG is encoded by the exons ATGTCGAGCTATTCTTCCTCCACCGTTTCTCTGGCTTTTCTGTTCACGATCGCGATCACTTGGATAGCGATCGCGTCCGTTCAG GTTGGAGCGAACGTGTTGCAACGAGATCTCTACGGACCGGCGAACGGACAATTCCTAGCTGGATATCCCGATGATCACG ATTCTCTCGATTTCGTTCAAGATGCGACGGAAACGGATAATCCGGATCCGGATCGAGATCGATCCTCCGCATCGCGTAACCACATTTTCCGTGCATTAGACTCCCCTTACGGAGCGATGTTTCTGGACCAATCGAACGCACGCGACCCGTCGATGGGCAG CAAGTCGTTTGGTTTGTTTCCGAGCGATCGATCGTTGCTCGAGCCGTCCGCCAAGCGGAACATCGACGAGATCGATCGGACGGCTTTCGACAACTTTTTCAAACGCAACCTGGACGAGATCGATCCTGTCGATTGGGACGGATTCGTGAAAGGATTGGTCGACTACCTGACCAGCAGGACCAACAGGCCAAGCAGGATGCATTCTATGCAGCTCCACGGCTAG
- the LOC114875987 gene encoding syntaxin-1A isoform X2, whose protein sequence is MTKDRLGALVAAQSDDDDVADDVSVNVGGPDDFMTEFFAEVEEIREMIDRIQTNVEDVKKKHSAILSAPQTDEKVKMELEDLMSDIKKTTNKVRAKLKVIEQNIEQEEHTNKSSADLRIRKTQHSTLSRKFVEVMTEYNRTQTDYRERCKGRIQRQLEITGRTTTNEELEEMLEQGNPAVFTQGIIMETQQAKQTLADIEARHADIIKLENSIRELHDMFMDMAMLVESQGEMIDRIEYHVEHAVDYVQTATQDTKKALKYQSKARRKKIMIMICLAILAVVVATTIGGYFGL, encoded by the exons ATGACCAAGGATAGATTAGGAGCCCTCGTCGCG GCCCAGTCGGACGACGACGACGTGGCGGACGATGTGTCCGTCAACGTCGGCGGGCCCGATGACTTCATGACCGAGTTTTTCGCGGAG GTGGAGGAGATCCGCGAAATGATAGACAGGATCCAGACGAACGTAGAGGATGTGAAGAAAAAGCACAGTGCCATCTTGTCGGCGCCACAGACCGACGAAA AGGTCAAAATGGAGCTGGAAGACCTGATGTCCGACATCAAGAAGACGACGAACAAAGTCAGAGCCAAGTTGAAGG TGATAGAGCAAAATATCGAGCAAGAGGAGCACACGAACAAATCGTCGGCGGATTTGAGGATACGCAAGACGCAGCACTCGACGCTTTCCAGGAAGTTCGTCGAGGTGATGACGGAATACAATCGGACGCAAACCGATTACAGAGAACGGTGTAAGGGAAGGATACAGCGGCAGCTGGAAATCA CCGGTAGAACGACCACCAACGAGGAACTAGAAGAAATGCTGGAACAAGGAAATCCGGCCGTGTTCACGCAAGGG ATCATCATGGAAACGCAACAAGCGAAACAGACCCTTGCCGACATCGAGGCGCGTCACGCTGATATTATCAAACTAGAAAACTCGATTAGGGAACTCCACGACATGTTCATGGACATGGCGATGTTGGTAGAAAGTCAG GGCGAGATGATAGATCGCATAGAATACCACGTGGAACacgcggtggactacgtgcagACGGCTACGCAGGACACCAAAAAAGCGCTCAAGTATCAAAGCAAAGCCCGACGG AAGAAGATTATGATCATGATCTGTCTCGCTATACTCGCCGTTGTTGTGGCCACCACCATCGGTGGATACTTTGGACTGTGA
- the LOC114875984 gene encoding elongation factor Tu, mitochondrial: MALRCGRMIFSPALRHAVKQLFYVEHLIKYQLSNNLRTNSYLPSITTQRLYSEKKVFARDKPHCNVGTIGHVDHGKTTLTAAITKVLAEKNLAKQKEYNEIDNAPEEKARGITINAAHVEYQTANRHYGHTDCPGHADYIKNMITGTAQMDGAILVVAATDGTMPQTREHLVLAKQIGIDHIVVFINKIDAADDEMIELVEMEIRELFTEMGYDGDKIPIIKGSALCAMEGTKPEIGKEAITKLLDAVDSFIPTPVRDLDKPFLLPIEGVYSIPGRGTVVTGRLERGKLKKGTECEVIGFNKIIKTTVTGIEMFHQILEEAQAGDQMGALLRGLKRDDVRRGMIVCKPGSIKANDHLECQLYMLTSAEGGRKRPINNYMQVQMFCKTWDVATQITLKDKTIAMPGEDFTVELRLIRPMVCEKGQRFTLRDGTKTLATGVITNVLKPLSEQDRNAILEGKKKILKAATAAQS, translated from the exons ATGGCGTTGCGTTGTGGAAGAATGATTTTTAGCCCTG cacTTAGGCACGCCGTGAAACAGTTGTTTTACGTCGAGCATCTCATCAAATAC CAACTTTCAAACAATTTACGGACAAATTCTTATTTACCGAGCATCACAACGCAACGACTTTACAGTGAAAAGAAAGTATTCGCCAGAGACAAACCACATTGTAATGTCGGTACCATCGGTCACGTTGATCATGGAAAAACGACGCTTACCGCAGCTATTACCAAAG TTCTTGCTGAAAAGAATCTGGCAAAGCAGAAAGAATACAACGAAATTGATAATGCGCCAGAGGAAAAAGCACGAGGCATTACCATTAATGCAGCTCACGTAGAGTATCAAACAGCTAATCGGCATTATGGACACACAGATTGTCCTGGACATGCTgattacattaaaaatatgattacGGGTACAGCCCAAATGGATGGTGCTATTCTGGTTGTTGCAGCTACAGATGGTACTATGCCTCAAACAAGAGAACATCTTGTTCTTGCTAAGCAGATTGGTATCGATCATATTGTTGTCTTTATAAACAAG ATTGATGCCGCAGACGATGAAATGATCGAATTAGTCGAGATGGAGATACGGGAGTTATTTACAGAGATGGGTTACGACGGAGATAAAATACCTATTATTAAAGGCAGTGCGCTCTGTGCGATGGAAGGTACCAAACCAGAGATAGGAAAGGAAGCGATAACGAAGTTACTGGATGCCGTGGATTCCTTTATTCCGACTCCGGTTAGAGATTTGGATAAACCGTTCCTACTGCCCATAGAAGGCGTTTACTCGATCCCGGGTAGAGGAACTGTAGTCACCGGTAGACTGGAACGCGGAAAATTAAAGAAGGGCACTGAGTGCGAAGTGATTGGATTCAATAAGATTATCAAAACCACCGTAACGGGAATAGAAATGTTTCATCAGATATTAGAGGAAGCACAAGCTGGCGATCAAATGGGAGCTTTACTCAGAGGTTTGAAACGAGACGACGTCAGAAGGGGCATGATAGTATGCAAGCCCGGTTCAATAAAAGCTAACGATCACTTGGAGTGTCAGCTGTATATGCTAACCAGCGCGGAAGGAGGTAGAAAGAGACCCATAAACAACTATATGCAAGTACAGATGTTTTGCAAAACGTGGGATGTTGCGACCCAAATTACTTTAAAGGATAAAACTATAGCTATGCCTGGTGAAGATTTCAC agTTGAATTGAGGTTGATAAGGCCGATGGTGTGCGAAAAGGGACAGCGATTTACCTTACGAGACGGAACGAAAACTTTAGCTACCGGAGTAATCACAAATGTTTTGAAACCGCTTTCGGAGCAGGATCGTAACGCGATACTCGAAGGcaagaagaaaattttgaaagcgGCGACGGCAGCACAAAGTTAA
- the LOC114875994 gene encoding uncharacterized protein LOC114875994 has translation STMQLAHQLLGSAIPMFVNVVILFYVCQRFLAATRLRRKIMTEMREFTTIVRRARDNVQYIGEQVAKGMDEIKEDVGKELRVTDRLTTQSSKLAAVLQRFTALEENVIEMLRMERNRESVRIETPVDVREEIKRILAMVEKKEKKEKGEWEKQEEKAEWSEGSKLRDGGKAEADGRSSFPGRITQRNPLSKFSACGPREIGTASRRTIDGRSRTSTMPEVRLLGEHAK, from the exons TCAACCATGCAGCTGGCGCATCAACTGTTGGGCAGCGCGATCCCAATGTTCGTAAACGTTGTGATCTTGTTCTACGTTTGTCAACGC TTTTTAGCAGCGACGAGATTGCGACGCAAGATCATGACGGAGATGAGGGAGTTCACCACGATC GTTCGCAGAGCACGCGATAACGTCCAATACATCGGCGAACAGGTGGCCAAAGGAATGGACGAG ATCAAAGAAGACGTGGGGAAGGAACTGCGAGTTACCGATCGGTTGACCACGCAGAGTTCGAAATTGGCCGCGGTGCTGCAACGATTTACCGCCCTTGAAGAGAACGTGATCGAG ATGCTGCGTATGGAACGAAACAGGGAGAGCGTGAGGATCGAGACGCCGGTGGACGTGAGAGAAGAGATCAAGAGGATCCTTGCGATGgttgagaaaaaagaaaagaaggaaaaaggagaGTGGGAAAAGCAAGAAGAGAAAGCCGAATGGTCGGAGGGATCGAAGTTGAGGGACGGCGGCAAAGCGGAAGCCGACGGTCGCTCTAGTTTCCCGGGTCGAATCACTCAGCGGAATCCTCTATCGAAATTTTCGGCGTGCGGTCCTCGAGAAATCGGTACCGCTTCCCGGAGAACGATCGACGGCCGGTCTCGAACTTCCACGATGCCTGAGGTTCGACTTCTCGGAGAACATGCGAAATAG
- the LOC114875990 gene encoding prothoracicotropic hormone-like encodes MKVLVVCTLMLHQLQIAEPIGRHQWQQQPRDRFQFERPMERVDEILRPLDRSRLKEDNAMLLLDRPTPEQRRQIVTDYQELESPERIHVQTRSSCSCESQYEMIDLGDGHYPRYLPVSRCKPKTCQSKFHSCKALPYMVYVLRSREIITPAKDDEKIPETPLPESLRHKWQLKPITISVACVLA; translated from the exons ATGAAGGTCTTGGTCGTTTGC ACGTTAATGTTGCACCAACTTCAAATCGCCGAACCTATCGGCCGTCACCAATGGCAGCAACAACCGCGGGATCGTTTTCAATTCGAAAGGCCGATGGAACGCGTCGATGAGATACTTCGACCGTTGGATCGGTCTCGTTTGAAAGAAGACAACGCGATGCTGTTGCTCGATCGACCGACCCCCGAACAAAGGAGACAGATCGTCACCGATTACCAGGAATTAGAGTCGCCGGAGAGGATACACGTTCAGACCAGA TCCTCTTGTTCCTGCGAGTCCCAGTACGAAATGATAGACCTAGGAGACGGTCATTATCCGAGATACTTGCCCGTGTCGCGTTGCAAGCCGAAAACGTGCCAAAGCAAATTTCATTCTTGCAAAGCGCTACCTTACATG GTGTACGTGCTGAGGTCCCGCGAAATCATCACACCGGCCAAGGACGACGAGAAGATACCGGAAACGCCGTTGCCCGAATCTCTCCGACACAAGTGGCAGCTGAAACCGATCACGATTTCGGTCGCCTGTGTGTTAGCCTAA
- the LOC114875988 gene encoding uncharacterized protein LOC114875988 isoform X1 — MSSYSSSTVSLAFLFTIAITWIAIASVQVGANVLQRDLYGPANGQFLAGYPDDHGEATKEKSAQLEQGSSRFGNANDIGGRQMTGDGAPRVKIPPTLSKSRLFRDEEVNRLLRNLDQIGGGNLLRRRGLEITYEPRWLTPRRNLDQIGGGNLLRSVDERFARNLDQIGGGNLVRSVLDDRRRNLDQIGGGNLVRDLSEIAGELEARAVESRSGKGDS; from the exons ATGTCGAGCTATTCTTCCTCCACCGTTTCTCTGGCTTTTCTGTTCACGATCGCGATCACTTGGATAGCGATCGCGTCCGTTCAG GTTGGAGCGAACGTGTTGCAACGAGATCTCTACGGACCGGCGAACGGACAATTCCTAGCTGGATATCCCGATGATCACG GAGAGGCGACGAAGGAAAAATCGGCGCAGCTGGAACAGGGATCGTCCCGATTCGGCAACGCGAATGATATAGGCGGACGACAGATGACGGGAGACGGCGCCCCGAGGGTCAAGATACCACCGACGCTTTCAAAGTCCCGATTGTTTCGCGACGAGGAAGTAAACCGGTTGCTGCGAAATCTGGATCAAATCGGTGGCGGGAATCTGTTGAGGCGGCGAGGACTGGAAATCACGTACGAGCCTCGCTGGTTAACGCCGCGACGGAACCTCGACCAAATTGGCGGTGGAAATTTGCTTCGCAGCGTGGACGAACGCTTCGCTCGGAACTTGGATCAGATCGGCGGCGGAAACTTGGTGCGAAGCGTGCTAGACGATCGACGCAGAAACTTGGACCAGATCGGAGGAGGAAATCTGGTGCGGGACCTGTCTGAAATCGCCGGAGAACTCGAGGCTCGAGCTGTCGAGTCACGGTCAGGGAAGGGTGATTCGTAG
- the LOC114875985 gene encoding uncharacterized protein LOC114875985, translating to MKTKVIILLFAFYFLAEGIRYDDFSDEDSDEEYDQEEPRNFRFNRLNSLRKYLLKDGENRRNVDELENWKGRWMPDRPTDPLPPPKVFGKNYEPEVYRSSHLLHNIPMGQPSATCDDAKTNLTVDWDGSPVNYTCYDKRILPDRRTPALKYTVLVPKNYVAMHKCMNERIEYNDDVPLFGAHRPLWPVYGEYKFLPKQRWLHSLEHGAVVMLYHPCANPLEVKRLKDLVTGCLLRHVITPYNALTEDRPLALLVWRRRLTMSYVNPKLVIQFIREHALQGPENIPRDGDFEEGLLNRARNVSDLDDTNLCPNANGL from the exons ATGAAAACCAAAGTTATTATCTTGTTGTTTGCGTTTTACTTTCTTGCCGAAGGCATCAGGTACGACGACTTCTCCGACGAGGACAGCGACGAGGAATACGATCAAG AGGAACCGCGAAACTTCCGCTTCAATCGGCTCAACTCCCTCCGGAAGTACCTGTTGAAAGATGGAGAGAATCGTCGAAACGTCGATGAATTGGAGAATTGGAAAGGTCGCTGGATGCCTGACAGACCGACCGATCCGCTCCCACCGCCCAAGGTGTTTGGGAAAAACTACGAACCGGAAGTCTACCGATCGTCGCATCTCCTTCATAATATCCCGATGGGACAACCCTCGGCTACCTGTGACGATGCCAAG acCAACTTGACGGTGGATTGGGACGGCAGTCCAGTCAATTACACGTGCTACGACAAAAGGATTCTACCGGACAGAAGAACTCCAGCCTTAAAATATACGGTACTCGTTCCAAAGAATTACGTG GCTATGCACAAATGCATGAACGAGAGGATAGAGTACAACGACGACGTGCCGTTATT CGGAGCGCACAGACCTCTATGGCCCGTCTACGGTGAATATAAGTTTCTACCGAAACAACGCTGGTTGCACAGCCTGGAG CACGGAGCCGTTGTGATGCTGTATCATCCTTGCGCCAATCCGTTGGAGGTGAAACGTCTGAAGGATCTAGTTACCGGCTGTCTGCTACGACACGTGATTACTCCTTACAACGCGCTCACCGAGGATCGT CCGTTGGCATTACTCGTTTGGAGACGCCGACTGACGATGTCGTACGTGAATCCTAAACTGGTGATCCAGTTCATTCGCGAACACGCGCTTCAAGGACCAGAGAACATCCCGAGGGATGGCGATTTCGAGGAGGGTCTGTTGAACAGAGCCAGAAATGTTTCAGATCTCGATGACACGAACTTGTGCCCGAACGCGAACGGTCTTTAA
- the LOC114875987 gene encoding syntaxin-1A isoform X3 has translation MTKDRLGALVAAQSDDDDVADDVSVNVGGPDDFMTEFFAEVEEIREMIDRIQTNVEDVKKKHSAILSAPQTDEKVKMELEDLMSDIKKTTNKVRAKLKVIEQNIEQEEHTNKSSADLRIRKTQHSTLSRKFVEVMTEYNRTQTDYRERCKGRIQRQLEITGRTTTNEELEEMLEQGNPAVFTQGIIMETQQAKQTLADIEARHADIIKLENSIRELHDMFMDMAMLVESQGEMIDRIEYHVEHAVDYVQTATQDTKKALKYQSKARRVKRYTKTRCVEEAPSPSTNDGRHLL, from the exons ATGACCAAGGATAGATTAGGAGCCCTCGTCGCG GCCCAGTCGGACGACGACGACGTGGCGGACGATGTGTCCGTCAACGTCGGCGGGCCCGATGACTTCATGACCGAGTTTTTCGCGGAG GTGGAGGAGATCCGCGAAATGATAGACAGGATCCAGACGAACGTAGAGGATGTGAAGAAAAAGCACAGTGCCATCTTGTCGGCGCCACAGACCGACGAAA AGGTCAAAATGGAGCTGGAAGACCTGATGTCCGACATCAAGAAGACGACGAACAAAGTCAGAGCCAAGTTGAAGG TGATAGAGCAAAATATCGAGCAAGAGGAGCACACGAACAAATCGTCGGCGGATTTGAGGATACGCAAGACGCAGCACTCGACGCTTTCCAGGAAGTTCGTCGAGGTGATGACGGAATACAATCGGACGCAAACCGATTACAGAGAACGGTGTAAGGGAAGGATACAGCGGCAGCTGGAAATCA CCGGTAGAACGACCACCAACGAGGAACTAGAAGAAATGCTGGAACAAGGAAATCCGGCCGTGTTCACGCAAGGG ATCATCATGGAAACGCAACAAGCGAAACAGACCCTTGCCGACATCGAGGCGCGTCACGCTGATATTATCAAACTAGAAAACTCGATTAGGGAACTCCACGACATGTTCATGGACATGGCGATGTTGGTAGAAAGTCAG GGCGAGATGATAGATCGCATAGAATACCACGTGGAACacgcggtggactacgtgcagACGGCTACGCAGGACACCAAAAAAGCGCTCAAGTATCAAAGCAAAGCCCGACGG GTGAAGCGATATACCAAAACACGGTGCGTCGAGGAGGCACCGTCGCCATCTACCAACGACGGACGACACCTTCTTTAA
- the LOC114875989 gene encoding GTP-binding nuclear protein Ran — translation MAQEADIPTFKCVLVGDGGTGKTTFVKRHLTGEFEKKYVATLGVEVHPLIFHTNRGPIRFNVWDTAGQEKFGGLRDGYYIQGQCAVIMFDVTSRVTYKNVPNWHRDLVRVCENIPIVLCGNKVDIKDRKVKAKSIVFHRKKNLQYYDISAKSNYNFEKPFLWLARKLIGDPNLEFVAMPALLPPEVTMDPHWQQQIEKDLKEAQETALPEDDEDL, via the exons ATGGCACAAGAAGCTGATATTCCAACCTTCAAGTGCGTTTTGGTTGGGGACGGTGGTACCGGGAAAACCACTTTCGTCAAACGGCACTTGACTGGTGAATTCGAAAAAAAATACGTTGCCACCTTAGGCGTGGAGGTGCATCCCTTGATCTTTCATACGAATCGAGGACCGATTCGATTCAACGTTTGGGACACAGCTGGTCAAGAAAAGTTTGGTGGTCTTAGAGATGGTTATTACATTCAAGGACAATGTGCTGTCATCATGTTTGATGTTACGTCAAGAGTAACGTACAAAAATGTACCCAATTGGCATAGGGACTTGGTTCGAGTCTGCGAAAATATTCCTATCGTACTTTGTGGTAACAAAGTTGACATCAAAGACAGAAAGGTCAAAGCCAAGAGTATCGTTTTCCacagaaaaaagaatttgcaG TACTATGATATCAGTGCGAAAAGTAATTACAACTTTGAGAAACCTTTCCTGTGGTTGGCGCGCAAGCTGATCGGGGATCCTAATTTAGAGTTTGTTGCAATGCCGGCTCTTCTTCCCCCCGAAGTTACGATGGATCCACACTGGCAGCAACAAATCGAAAAAGACCTCAAAGAGGCCCAAGAAACTGCATTACCAGAAGACGACGAAGATCTTTAG
- the LOC114875988 gene encoding orcokinin peptides-like isoform X3, which yields MSSYSSSTVSLAFLFTIAITWIAIASVQVGANVLQRDLYGPANGQFLAGYPDDHDATETDNPDPDRDRSSASRNHIFRALDSPYGAMFLDQSNARDPSMGSKSFGLFPSDRSLLEPSAKRNIDEIDRTAFDNFFKRNLDEIDPVDWDGFVKGLVDYLTSRTNRPSRMHSMQLHG from the exons ATGTCGAGCTATTCTTCCTCCACCGTTTCTCTGGCTTTTCTGTTCACGATCGCGATCACTTGGATAGCGATCGCGTCCGTTCAG GTTGGAGCGAACGTGTTGCAACGAGATCTCTACGGACCGGCGAACGGACAATTCCTAGCTGGATATCCCGATGATCACG ATGCGACGGAAACGGATAATCCGGATCCGGATCGAGATCGATCCTCCGCATCGCGTAACCACATTTTCCGTGCATTAGACTCCCCTTACGGAGCGATGTTTCTGGACCAATCGAACGCACGCGACCCGTCGATGGGCAG CAAGTCGTTTGGTTTGTTTCCGAGCGATCGATCGTTGCTCGAGCCGTCCGCCAAGCGGAACATCGACGAGATCGATCGGACGGCTTTCGACAACTTTTTCAAACGCAACCTGGACGAGATCGATCCTGTCGATTGGGACGGATTCGTGAAAGGATTGGTCGACTACCTGACCAGCAGGACCAACAGGCCAAGCAGGATGCATTCTATGCAGCTCCACGGCTAG
- the LOC114875986 gene encoding cyclin-dependent-like kinase 5, translating to MQKYEKLEKIGEGTYGTVFKAKNRETHEIVALKRVRLDDDDEGVPSSALREICLLKELKHKNIVRLYDVLHSDKKLTLVFEHCDQDLKKYFDSLNGEIDLDVVKSFLYQLLRGLAFCHSRNVLHRDLKPQNLLINKNGELKLADFGLARAFGIPVRCYSAEVVTLWYRPPDVLFGAKLYTTSIDMWSAGCIFAELANAGRPLFPGSDVDDQLKRIFKMLGTPTEETWPDFTTLPDYKPFPLYPPAQGLAQVTPKLNSRGRDLLQRLLVCNPALRLSADEAMAHSYFNDLNPAMKNDRCQ from the exons atgcaaaaatatGAGAAACTCGAGAAAATAGGAGAAG GTACTTATGGAACCGTTTTCAAAGCCAAGAACCGAGAGACTCACGAAATCGTCGCTCTGAAAAGAGTTCGATtagacgacgacgacgaa GGTGTACCGTCGTCCGCGCTTAGAGAGATTTGTCTACTAAAAGAattgaaacataaaaatatagtGAGACTGTATGACGTATTACACAGTGATAAAAAATTGACTTTAGTCTTTGAGCATTGCGATCAAGATTTGAAAAAGTATTTTGACAGTCTGAACGGAGAGATTGATTTGGATGTTGTTAAATCTTTTCT GTATCAATTGTTGCGTGGATTGGCATTTTGTCACAGCAGGAATGTATTGCACAGGGACCTTAAGCCACAAAATTTGCTCATCAATAAG AATGGAGAGCTGAAATTAGCTGACTTTGGACTAGCGAGAGCCTTTGGTATTCCGGTGAGATGCTATTCCGCGGAAGTGGTAACGCTGTGGTACCGTCCACCAGACGTTCTCTTTGGAGCGAAACTGTACACGACGTCCATTGACATGTGGAGCGCCGGTTGTATATTTGCTG AACTGGCAAACGCCGGTAGACCGTTGTTTCCTGGTTCGGACGTGGACGATCAACTGAAGAGAATATTCAAGATGCTAGGCACGCCGACCGAGGAGACTTGGCCGGATTTTACCACTCTCCCCGACTACAAGCCCTTTCCATTGTATCCTCCTGCTCAAGGATTGGCTCAAGTTACGCCGAAACTTAATTCGAGGGGCAGAGACTTGTTACAG AGGTTGCTGGTGTGCAATCCGGCGTTACGGTTGTCGGCGGACGAGGCAATGGCCCATTCCTATTTCAACGATTTGAACCCTGCCATGAAAAACGATCGTTGTCAGTAG
- the LOC114875987 gene encoding syntaxin-1A isoform X4 has product MTKDRLGALVAAQSDDDDVADDVSVNVGGPDDFMTEFFAEVEEIREMIDRIQTNVEDVKKKHSAILSAPQTDEKVKMELEDLMSDIKKTTNKVRAKLKVIEQNIEQEEHTNKSSADLRIRKTQHSTLSRKFVEVMTEYNRTQTDYRERCKGRIQRQLEITGRTTTNEELEEMLEQGNPAVFTQGIIMETQQAKQTLADIEARHADIIKLENSIRELHDMFMDMAMLVESQGEMIDRIEYHVEHAVDYVQTATQDTKKALKYQSKARRKLMFIVICLTIAFIILIIILIYAL; this is encoded by the exons ATGACCAAGGATAGATTAGGAGCCCTCGTCGCG GCCCAGTCGGACGACGACGACGTGGCGGACGATGTGTCCGTCAACGTCGGCGGGCCCGATGACTTCATGACCGAGTTTTTCGCGGAG GTGGAGGAGATCCGCGAAATGATAGACAGGATCCAGACGAACGTAGAGGATGTGAAGAAAAAGCACAGTGCCATCTTGTCGGCGCCACAGACCGACGAAA AGGTCAAAATGGAGCTGGAAGACCTGATGTCCGACATCAAGAAGACGACGAACAAAGTCAGAGCCAAGTTGAAGG TGATAGAGCAAAATATCGAGCAAGAGGAGCACACGAACAAATCGTCGGCGGATTTGAGGATACGCAAGACGCAGCACTCGACGCTTTCCAGGAAGTTCGTCGAGGTGATGACGGAATACAATCGGACGCAAACCGATTACAGAGAACGGTGTAAGGGAAGGATACAGCGGCAGCTGGAAATCA CCGGTAGAACGACCACCAACGAGGAACTAGAAGAAATGCTGGAACAAGGAAATCCGGCCGTGTTCACGCAAGGG ATCATCATGGAAACGCAACAAGCGAAACAGACCCTTGCCGACATCGAGGCGCGTCACGCTGATATTATCAAACTAGAAAACTCGATTAGGGAACTCCACGACATGTTCATGGACATGGCGATGTTGGTAGAAAGTCAG GGCGAGATGATAGATCGCATAGAATACCACGTGGAACacgcggtggactacgtgcagACGGCTACGCAGGACACCAAAAAAGCGCTCAAGTATCAAAGCAAAGCCCGACGG AAATTGATGTTCATCGTAATTTGCCTGACGATAGCGTTCATCATTTTGATAATCATTCTGATATATGCGTTGTAA
- the LOC114875987 gene encoding syntaxin-1A isoform X1, which yields MTKDRLGALVAAQSDDDDVADDVSVNVGGPDDFMTEFFAEVEEIREMIDRIQTNVEDVKKKHSAILSAPQTDEKVKMELEDLMSDIKKTTNKVRAKLKVIEQNIEQEEHTNKSSADLRIRKTQHSTLSRKFVEVMTEYNRTQTDYRERCKGRIQRQLEITGRTTTNEELEEMLEQGNPAVFTQGIIMETQQAKQTLADIEARHADIIKLENSIRELHDMFMDMAMLVESQGEMIDRIEYHVEHAVDYVQTATQDTKKALKYQSKARRKMIFIIICVLILAVILISIIIACLPRS from the exons ATGACCAAGGATAGATTAGGAGCCCTCGTCGCG GCCCAGTCGGACGACGACGACGTGGCGGACGATGTGTCCGTCAACGTCGGCGGGCCCGATGACTTCATGACCGAGTTTTTCGCGGAG GTGGAGGAGATCCGCGAAATGATAGACAGGATCCAGACGAACGTAGAGGATGTGAAGAAAAAGCACAGTGCCATCTTGTCGGCGCCACAGACCGACGAAA AGGTCAAAATGGAGCTGGAAGACCTGATGTCCGACATCAAGAAGACGACGAACAAAGTCAGAGCCAAGTTGAAGG TGATAGAGCAAAATATCGAGCAAGAGGAGCACACGAACAAATCGTCGGCGGATTTGAGGATACGCAAGACGCAGCACTCGACGCTTTCCAGGAAGTTCGTCGAGGTGATGACGGAATACAATCGGACGCAAACCGATTACAGAGAACGGTGTAAGGGAAGGATACAGCGGCAGCTGGAAATCA CCGGTAGAACGACCACCAACGAGGAACTAGAAGAAATGCTGGAACAAGGAAATCCGGCCGTGTTCACGCAAGGG ATCATCATGGAAACGCAACAAGCGAAACAGACCCTTGCCGACATCGAGGCGCGTCACGCTGATATTATCAAACTAGAAAACTCGATTAGGGAACTCCACGACATGTTCATGGACATGGCGATGTTGGTAGAAAGTCAG GGCGAGATGATAGATCGCATAGAATACCACGTGGAACacgcggtggactacgtgcagACGGCTACGCAGGACACCAAAAAAGCGCTCAAGTATCAAAGCAAAGCCCGACGG AAAATGATCTTCATCATAATCTGCGTGTTAATATTGGCCGTGATATTAATCTCCATAATAATAGCATGCTTACCGAGGAGCTAA